The following is a genomic window from Liolophura sinensis isolate JHLJ2023 chromosome 10, CUHK_Ljap_v2, whole genome shotgun sequence.
tcaccttccctttcacggcatcgtctccgctcttccattttgaggaggtgtcgtatcggtcacacacgtgctacgcatgggtatttcttgtaaggagaagatgctcctcattgctctgcttgtgatcaacggttcacagtcaagcacatattgcttgactgtggcaaCTTTCCTCCTgcacgagattccttttatcacgtgagctctcttgcAGAACTTAGAAAGTGTCAAtgctgtagaaagtgatactatttttgattttctctctaccattggtatgacAGGAAAGCTATCATTTTagactaccgtctgtgtttgttatgtgacttccgATGTCCTTTTTGACAGactagtaaatgaattatcccttgtagatcgactacttgacgttttattgtcgcgataaaactaaaatattgttgaaaacgacgataaaactttcactcactcattcaatccTATACTTCTACTacgctacactacactacactacactacactacactacggCCTCTCGCCACGATGTGCTGTACGTCCCTAGGCTTAACTGCTCCTTTCATCTACTGCCATCGGTCTGTCATCTTCTATCCTTCAATCCAGAAATGCCCCGATCATTTGTCCGTCATCACTCATATACTTGTTCCACAGCGTCTTTCCATCTGTCTGGCAACGTGTTTCCGTCTGTTCACCACTCATTGTCCCTTTGTCCGTCATTACTCTGTCAGACCTCATGTTTCCGTCTGTTTACCATTGATTGCCGTCCATTTGTCCATCACCATCCACCTACTTATCCCAGCCCATCCTTCTGTCTATCTGTCAACGTGTTTCAACGTCTGTCCATCATCctgtttttctctgtttaacactgattgTCCATTTGTCCATCATCACTCATATACTTGTTCCACAGCGTCTTTCCATCTGTCTGTCAATGTGTTCCAACGTCTGTCCGTCATCCTGTTTCCGTCTGTTCACCACTCATTGTCCCTTTGTCCGTCATTACTCTGTCAGACCTCGTGTTTTCGTCTGTTTACCATTGATTGCCGTCCATTTGTCCATCACCATCCACCTACTTATCCCAGCCCGTCCTTCTGTCTATCTGTCAACGTGTTTCAACGTCTGTCCATCATCCTGTTTCTCtctgtttaacactgattgTCCATTTGTCCGTCATCACTCATATACTTGTTCCACAGCGTCTTTCCATCTGTCTGTCAATGTGTTCCAACGTCTGTCCGTCATCCTGTTTCCGTCTGTTCACCACTCATTGTCCCTTTGTCCGTCATTACTCTGTCAGACCTCGTGTTTTCGTCTGTTTACCATTGATTGCCGTCCATTTGTCCATCACCATCCACCTACTTATCTCAGCCCGTCCTTCTGTCTATCTGTCAACGTGTTTCAACGTCTGTCCATCATCCTGTTTCTCTCTCTTTACCACTGATTGTCCATTTGTCCTTTTGTACGTCATCACCCATCTACTTGTCCCACAGCGTCCTTCCGTCTGTCAGACCTAGTGTTTCCGACTATTAAGCATTGATTGTCCATTTGTCTGTCATCATCCATCTTCTTGTCCCACCGCGTCTTTCCGTCTGTTGGTCATCGTAGTTCCGTCTATTTACCAATGATTTTCCATTTGTCCATCATCATCCATCTACTTGTCCTTCCCTCCACACACCGGCCaggatagctcagttggtagagcgtccgctttgagtgggcggtagatccagtgcCAATCCTGGGTccggtcacacttaagaccttaaaagagaaagttgtagctcCAGCATCGCCTTCAGCATTAAGGAAATAGTGCAACGACACGTTGACACGTGTCACTATAATGGCGCGGGTCGGGTAaattacttacctttggtaagtcgtctcagtgaagcagcactagataaaagaggggtggaaatccgtcctacaactaggaggcacattacacgtatatgcacTCTCTTGACTccttatatgactgaaaaaattgttaactttGACGTGAAaccttaagcactcactcactcactcactccttcccTCCACCATTGTCCTTAAaccttgttttatattttcatcatGACATTTGCTTTTTACctgcacattattattttttatcatcTTTTGCCAGGTAAATATTGTAAGAGACATGTCTTACTTCACTAGTGTTATCAGATAAAGCATGTTATAAATACTTACTGCAAGAGTAAGCTTACTCATTCCATGTGGGGTCTGCATTCTTCCTGCTGGTGACCTTCGACTTTCTTAGTTTTGCATCTCCCAAACCTACTTTTTAGTCTAATCACGACCATTACCTTTTTCTTGCGATGACATATGAActgaatttaaaacattgtgcaTTCTGTTACATATCATATTGTACTCTTCATCTTTTTAATGCAAAGTCATACAACTATCAACTAACCATTGTGGCCGTAATCAAATAGACTTTAACTGTATCTAATCACAGCTAAATAATGCGACGGCTCGCCATGTCATGTGAAAAGACAATACTGTGGTCTTAAACAGTGGCCATACTTCTTGTGGTCATTAAACTACTGCTTTCCCGCACAAATTCTTTAAACACTGCCGTCAGTTCATTACGAGGTGCCGTTTCCATCCGCAATATAGAGCCTAGGAACACAGCTTATGCGACCGAAGCACTAAATACCACAGACACTGGACGGTTGTAGCAGGGATACTACAAAGTTTTGGCTACAGATATATAATCCAATGTTCCTCTTGCTCTTTGGACAATAATAAAGGCGATGTCACACAGTAGCCTATTTCCTTtcttaaaacatgttttcaaacCATATGCTCGCCATTTCGCCAGCATATAAGGTTAAgattaaataaatctgaaggATATCTTGGCTCCGACATCTGTAGTTTACGGTCTCAGATTGCAGCCCATGACCTCCGGGGTCAAGGCCACTGTTAATGATAACGCGGGATGGAATCCAGCCAACCCCGATGATAGTGCACGGGCTCGGTATAAAGATTTGTGGGTATTTGGCTAGTTGCTGAAATTTCCTCCTTCCGTGATTTCCTCAGCTGTGTCAGTGAAATGAACAACTTAATCCTTAGCTAACAACTGTCAACATAATTTCACcatcttgtttatttatttcgctCTTGATTTAGGCAATATTCAAGGAATTGCCACATATCGCCATGACGTGTCCCTCATTTGCGTTCAGAAATCACTGTTTAGATACTCTAAATGCTGGTTTCTGTCTGACCATATGCTCATACAGTCAACCGAATGAGAAAAGCCAGTTCCATGAATAATTTTATGTCTGTGGTTAATACATAGAGAGTAGAAAGCAAACAGTTACATTTCTCTctcgttttttttatttcggaAAGTAAAGATAGGTATATGTTGTTCATCGCCTATGTTAATCATGcgaaaaaagtaaaactgtgTCTTCATGATACATTTACAACAATACGATTAAAAAGAGCGGACAAAATGTTCTAAAACTGATAAGATGATTTTTGTCACCCAACTGGTCGGAATAGTAAAGCATTCCACATACTTCTAACTGGTCAAATTGACGTCGCCCAAGGACATGACATTTATCCAAAACTGTTTGTGGGGTACAGAAGAAacaactgctgactgcttttaCAAGCCTCCATCctaacttcctcctttaaaatcattcttattttgtCCGATGGTTTTGTTATTTTAACGTTGTTTCAGAAATTGGCATTCGTCTAAAGGCCCAAAATGGAAAGCAGGCCACTTTGAGCTACCCGTCCGGAAAATGAATTATCGGTGTAATTTAActggccaaaacaaaaaaacatgcgGAGATAAGACAGTCTAAATCTACGCCTTGaaacggacattcgtataccagctgtcaaccaaaaccGCAAGGCCAGTTTCTGATTAACAAAGAAACCAAGAATGTAATGCTACTTTAAACtgagtcatgcaaagagaagcaatcaacagttttcaatgatgactgAAAGagtcaagttacatgtacatatatgttctaGACGACTGaattaaaaacagaataaaacaggGAGTACCACGTATGCCAGATTATATTTAATGTTCATAAAATACCGTCATCGCATTAATAGAGGTTAAATACAAATTAAAGATGATTGTTATTTTAGTACTGGTCGAACAAAAACTCCGTTGTAGATAAGAAGAAAATTCATCGATAATATTGCATAATTTATTCCCATATTTCAAAATCTATAGttgctttttcttctttcatttaACCCAGAACTGCGGAAATACAGCTGAGTTGGTCGAACGGCAGTTCAATATTATTGGTTGATATACCTGAAGGCCTAACATTTAACGTGACCACGGTACATTTTCACTAAAGCTGCATGTAGAGAGGAATCCATCGAAATAAACCTTGTTCAGGTTGGTCGAAGACTCAAATCTTAATACCCCTTGTGTATCGTGCACATTCAAAAATCCCAAAACAGTCTTTTTAccacattttattaaattagATGCCAGTATTTGATACCAGTGGTGGTCAATAAATTTCTTGCAGAAGTCCAGTAAGGTTCGTATTTCATAAATTTAGCTACCCAACCTTAGTTAAATCTTGTGGAGACGTAATGCTAGGTAAAAGTTCAGCAATAACTTCATTCAGTATTCAGAGAATTGCCATCACCCCCTCACCACTGCCCTCCCCCATCCCTCCCCTCTTTAAAATGAAACACACCACCGTTTGCTACACACCACCATCATAAGACGGGGCTTCTCATTTTATAAAGCATACCAACGCTTCTCCAACAGCCACCATAAAACATCCCTTCTTGAGTCTGCTTAAGGCCTTCAGCTATTCTACAGGCTACATATTTAtaacagtatataataatacctCATTGCTTTTCTGCAGACTAcctatttataacattatataataatacatcttGCTATTCTAAAGACTACccatatataacagtatataataatatctCATTGCtattgtaaattgacaagtaAATAATGCTACCCTTGTATACACAATGgctaaatttaaatatatgcaaaataaatcatttccatCATATGGCCTGTAAATCATGATTAAATGTAATCTTTCCAGGATTACAAATTTTACCCTTCATTATCTCTTCCGCCATCTTGGTCAGTAACAGTCTATCACATTTCCCGGACGTCGTCTACTTCCCTATAAGTAAGGTTTAAGACTTCTGAGTTTTACCCTTAATGATCTCTTTGGCCATCTTGGTCAGTGACAGTCTATCACATTTCCCGGACGTCGTCTTTGGAAAAGAGTCCATGAGCAGGAAATGTCCTGGCATGTAACCAAGACCATCTGGCGCAAGAGACGGTCTGAAGATGTCCTCGACACGCCGCTTGATATCTTCTGTGGTTATGCGTGCGTCTGGTGTGAGCGTAATACAAGCGCAAATCTCCTGGTGCAATATGTCGTCATccacaccaacaacaacaacttcctCAATCTCTTCAAAGTTTTCCTGAATCTTCTTCTCCACGAATGAGGGAAAAATTTTCACCGAAGCCCGTTTAAGCATTTCAGTCTTCCTACCTATGATGACGATTCGTCCGTCTTGGTGGATTAGTGCTACATCTCCGGTATGGTACCAACCGTCTTCGTCCACAATAGGGGTTCTGGAACCGTCAAGGTAGACATAAGCTTTGGCACATGCTGGTCCACGCAAACAGAGTTCCCCCTGTGTTTCCACACAGACGACTTCACCTTTTTCATCCACCACTCTAACTTCGCAGCCAGAGCAGGGGTACCCAGCTGTACCGAGTTCAAAGCCCAGCCCTGTTGCTACCTTCAAACCGATGAAATGCAAACATTCAGAAGAGCCGTAGGCGGAGGCGACGGAATCTGAAACTCGTAGCAAACTGTCTACAAACTTCGCACTCACCCTTTGTCCTGCGGCTATCGAGGTGGAGAGAAACGGCATCCTGTCTAACAGATCAGGTCTTCTCTGTAAGCTGTTTAGTCTATATTCCATCAGTAAAGCAGCATCTGGGCGTTCAGAAGATAAAACGTTCACGAAGAACTCATCGTCTGAGTCTGAGTTGACTTTCGCCTTGATGTAGACTGTAGTCAACCCGATACCAAGGTACAAAATTGGTTGGCCGCCTATCCAAGACATCGGTCTGTCGTTAGCAACGATTGTGTCCTCTTCGAACTCGCAAAAATCTCCCATTGAATATGCTCCCGCTAGGATTGAGGCATGGGTGTGCACAACGAGCTTAGGCATTCCACTACTACCAGAGGTCAACACCATCATCGCTTCGTCGTCGGCGTGCACTTCGGGAAGGTCAACATCTGGAACCTGGTTGTCCTCTGTCAAACCGAAGAGGTCAAAGGTCGTTATCTTATCTTTATGGTCCTGAAATGTTGTCAGGATGACGCTACGATGATGAGCCTTGGAAAGGTCTCCTTTAGATTGCTTCAATTCTGTTACAGTTGCCACGCATCCTATCCCTTTGGCGATCTTTGTAAATTCTTTCTCATCGAAGGATGGCGAGTTGATAACAGTGCCACCGGTCATGTTTATACCGAAATAAATTATGGTCCAGTTTCTCGGTGTGTCCACAAGTATGGCTACTTTGTCACCTGCTCTGATGCCATCTCTGACAAAAtgtcgggccaaccagtcggaCTGGTCTGCCACTTGTTTCCTTGTCAAGGTATCCCTGGGTTGTCCGGCTTGTCTGAAGACAAACGCCATTTTGTCTGGGTTGGCCTTCGCCAGCTCTCGTATTCTGTCCGGAATTGTGCGAGGTAAGTCGAACACTGCCGAGGGCGTCTGGATGTAGCTCATCTTGAGGTCGCCATATCCATGTTTCTCCATGTCTGGTTCCCTGGAATAGAAATGCAAAGGAAGAAACAGTTGATATTCTTTTGTTTAGGTGGAAATTAACGGTGTTTGGAACTGAACATTGTGTGCTAGTAGGCTTTGAATTAGCCGCCCAAACTTCCTGCTAAGTGTGTGCTTGGGGAAGCCAAAGGTATATTGCCTTATTTTTTCTCTGGGGTTATATACTATAATAGAATATTACGTCAAAAGCGTGTCTGATTACAGACGAGAATGAGGGGGGATCCCCTAAGTatactatgctatactataATAGACTATGCTATAATATACTACACTATATTACACTATAATACTATGCTGTATGACATGGCATGGCATATCATGGCATGGCATGGTGTCCGGTCGGCTTGTAGAGTTGAGTGTTGAACTGTGGCGCGCCAAAACGGATCAGTGGGTGGGTTGGATTCTCCCAATCGGGTTTCGTTTAGTCACCTGATTAGTGCATGCATGCTTTTGCATTAATATATGGCCAATACACGAGTAATGCCTCCACGTCTCCATCATACCTTTACCACATACATCTTAATAATGCCATCTACACGTCCAAAATTCTATGATGAACATTAGTTTCATTTGTTCAGCGCACAACATAATACAAAATGATATATAGGAAAGGTCCACAGAAAGTGCATATGTCACTCCATACACCAAGTCACGATCTATAATCCAAATGATCACCTCTCCTTGTCTCTATCTTCATACTATTGAAGTATACTGCAACAAACAACAACCAGTAACAAACACTATACTCTATTCTACTCTACTCTGTTAtactatgctatgctatgctatgctatgctatgctatgctatgctatgctatacagcgtactgtactgtactatactatgCGGTCTACTAAATAGCAGCCAACACTGCAAAACACACAGTACTATATAACAACACAACACTACATACTACACTACATTGCGCTGCACTGCACTCTGATATACTTCGCTGGTGTGATGTAGTGTAGTGTAATATGTGGCGTGTCATGGTGTGGTGCAGTATAACGCAGTACACTGCCTACACATCTACGGCACATTACGCTGCAGTCAGGCTGTGAGCATATCGGTGCCGGCCTGGGTGTCCGGCGTTCTGGCGGCCGTGCATCCAGGTATGGAGTCGGGTTGACATGAGTGCACTCCTCATCCAGCTCCCCCACCAATGCCCCGCTCACCTGGGCCTAACAACAGCGCCCCGACAAGAAATGGACAGGGGATCTCCTGACTAACGTGTTGTTTATTGTTCAAAAGCTACACGATTTGCCCATCGGTGCGAGCGGGGCAATGTTTCCACCCTACCTGGAATGTGGGGGACTGCATGTGTTAGTGAAAGGGAGTCATGGAGCTTTTAGGGGCCGTTTGTGTTTGCTTCGATGTTTGGCCGATATTACCACTGAGCTTATCTACAGGCGGTAGAGATGGAGCCCAGGCATTTCCGCGGGGCTCTCTCAGTACGCTGGACACGGTGGATTGTCTACTCGACATGAACATTACAATGAACCAGTTCGCCCAGTGGAGAGCTTTTACTCGAGTAAGCTCTTCCATCGCAGTCCGCAGCGTCATTCTACCAACACGCAGTTGAGCCTTCACGATCATCATTTCAGCTATCTCAAGGGCCCAACTCGTCACGACCAATCCTGCACGTACGAAGTGTGCTATTGTTGGGAAATTCCAGCTACGTCAAAACCGTGATAAACCAAGACCTACACGTAGTTGTAAAAGTCTGTGGCCTGGCGAAGGCACGCAAGTTACTGGTGTCCGACGCCTTCGAAGTGGTAGGCAGCAAGAGGACCATTTGTTATAACCTACCGTGTGGTAGCAGTACGCCAAACTCCGTATGTTGGACTCGGCGCGCACGACCTTCTCTGACCTGGACTAGGAATGCTTTGTTCAAACCTAAACTGTGGGCAACGTACGATGCGGAGCGGGACAAGTGGATGCCCCGACGCAACCACTACGACTTTGACAAACGCACTCCGGGGCTCTTCAAAGATCAATAGCTTGTGTTCGAAGACATACTGTTGTTACGGCGAGGGGTCGAATAGCAAAGACAAACTCTTCTGCACAGGCGTTAGTGTGCGGAGGTGTAGACAAGGACGTATACCTCTTCGTGTTGCGCAACCATCAAAGTGCGAGTGGAGTGAACGAAGGAATGCGCATGCGGGGAAACAGCGTGTTTTCCTACACGCAGCAGAAAGGCGGTTTGACT
Proteins encoded in this region:
- the LOC135476396 gene encoding uncharacterized protein LOC135476396, coding for MEKHGYGDLKMSYIQTPSAVFDLPRTIPDRIRELAKANPDKMAFVFRQAGQPRDTLTRKQVADQSDWLARHFVRDGIRAGDKVAILVDTPRNWTIIYFGINMTGGTVINSPSFDEKEFTKIAKGIGCVATVTELKQSKGDLSKAHHRSVILTTFQDHKDKITTFDLFGLTEDNQVPDVDLPEVHADDEAMMVLTSGSSGMPKLVVHTHASILAGAYSMGDFCEFEEDTIVANDRPMSWIGGQPILYLGIGLTTVYIKAKVNSDSDDEFFVNVLSSERPDAALLMEYRLNSLQRRPDLLDRMPFLSTSIAAGQRVSAKFVDSLLRVSDSVASAYGSSECLHFIGLKVATGLGFELGTAGYPCSGCEVRVVDEKGEVVCVETQGELCLRGPACAKAYVYLDGSRTPIVDEDGWYHTGDVALIHQDGRIVIIGRKTEMLKRASVKIFPSFVEKKIQENFEEIEEVVVVGVDDDILHQEICACITLTPDARITTEDIKRRVEDIFRPSLAPDGLGYMPGHFLLMDSFPKTTSGKCDRLSLTKMAKEIIKGKTQKS